TAAAATGAGTTTAACTGAGATTTTCAATGATTCTTTAAAATATCCATTTTCCGATATGACCAAATTTTGCATAATTGGTATTGTAATGGTTGTATCTTCATTAGGTTCTTTAGAAATTGGAAATGCAATAATTTCTTCTGTTTTAGGTATTGTTGCTGCTGTAGCATCTATTATAACCTCAGGATATAGTGTAAGTGTTGTAAAAAAGGCTCTTGTAAAATCTGATGAAATTCCTGATTTGGATTTGCGGGAAAATATTATTGACGGGTTAAAAATGATAGTAATGCTTATTGTATACTACATTATTCCGATAATAATAACTCTTATTGTAGCTTTTGCAACTGGTTTCTTTAATCAGTATATTGAAGTTGCAACTTATGCTTCCCAATATGGTTCTAATTTTGTAAATATGGTTTCTGAAGATTTAATGATGTCTTTAGTAAGTTCTGCAGCAATAACTATTATTATAGGTATAATATTGCTTGTTATTTTCTCATTATTATTTTATATGGGAATTTGCAGACTTGCCAAGTATAA
This genomic stretch from Methanobrevibacter smithii ATCC 35061 harbors:
- a CDS encoding DUF4013 domain-containing protein; the encoded protein is MSLTEIFNDSLKYPFSDMTKFCIIGIVMVVSSLGSLEIGNAIISSVLGIVAAVASIITSGYSVSVVKKALVKSDEIPDLDLRENIIDGLKMIVMLIVYYIIPIIITLIVAFATGFFNQYIEVATYASQYGSNFVNMVSEDLMMSLVSSAAITIIIGIILLVIFSLLFYMGICRLAKYNSLSEGADIPEAARDLKRIGIGKVIGWMILLFVIVAILTFIETFISSIPSVGILISAFLISTYNLFIAYRSVGLLYSAIE